From a region of the Neobacillus niacini genome:
- a CDS encoding UDP-glucose dehydrogenase family protein: MRITVAGAGNVGLVTAVCLAEAGHHVTCLDTQKEKIDILEKGHSPFFEPGLEPLLEKNLANGQLRFSTSPKQAYRDAEIIFIAVGTPEKKDGAVDLSYIYIASYHIAENIENDVIVCTKSTVPVGTNEIIKQIFQNRKPRHLKVDVVSNPEFLREGSAIIDFYLGDRIVIGADNPEAASIIEQLYLPLKIPIVVTDIRSAEMIKYASNAFLATKISFINEIANLCEKVGANIEEVSYGMGMDKRIGSNYLQPGIGYGGSCFPKDTKALAQLAGNVQHPFELLESVIKVNQQQHSLLVKKAKEMLGSLKGKKAALLGLAFKPETDDIREAVSLTVIKDLLEEGSLVTAYDPIAIPNAHKLIGNSIEYTTNIREALKGADFAVIATEWDQIKHLPFDAYTTYMNEPIIFDGRNCYSLKDIQRYPITYVSIGRPSIVNEKPAQRL, encoded by the coding sequence ATGAGGATTACAGTTGCAGGAGCAGGAAATGTCGGGCTAGTTACAGCAGTTTGTCTCGCAGAAGCAGGTCATCATGTAACCTGTTTAGATACTCAAAAAGAGAAAATAGATATACTCGAAAAAGGACATTCACCATTCTTTGAGCCTGGACTGGAACCTTTATTAGAAAAAAACCTCGCTAACGGGCAACTCCGCTTTTCGACGAGCCCAAAACAAGCTTACCGTGATGCTGAAATCATTTTTATTGCAGTTGGAACTCCTGAAAAAAAAGATGGGGCTGTCGACTTATCCTATATTTATATCGCTTCCTACCACATTGCTGAAAATATCGAAAATGATGTCATTGTCTGTACGAAAAGTACCGTCCCAGTTGGAACAAACGAAATAATCAAGCAAATTTTCCAGAATCGTAAGCCCCGTCACCTAAAAGTGGATGTTGTATCAAACCCTGAATTTCTTCGTGAGGGTTCAGCGATAATAGACTTTTACTTAGGAGATCGAATCGTAATTGGCGCAGATAACCCTGAGGCAGCTTCCATTATAGAGCAGCTCTATCTTCCTTTAAAAATACCGATAGTTGTCACTGATATTAGAAGTGCAGAGATGATTAAATATGCCTCCAATGCCTTCCTTGCTACGAAGATAAGCTTTATTAATGAAATTGCCAATCTCTGTGAAAAAGTTGGCGCAAATATTGAGGAAGTCTCTTATGGCATGGGAATGGATAAGCGGATTGGGTCAAACTATCTTCAGCCTGGAATTGGTTATGGAGGTTCATGCTTTCCAAAGGACACAAAAGCTCTTGCTCAACTAGCAGGAAATGTCCAACATCCGTTCGAATTACTTGAATCCGTGATTAAAGTAAATCAGCAGCAGCATTCCCTTCTAGTAAAGAAGGCAAAAGAAATGCTCGGTTCATTAAAAGGAAAAAAAGCCGCCTTACTTGGGCTTGCTTTTAAACCTGAAACGGATGATATCCGTGAAGCCGTTTCCTTAACGGTTATTAAAGACTTATTAGAAGAGGGTTCACTTGTCACTGCTTATGACCCGATTGCTATTCCTAATGCCCATAAACTGATAGGAAATTCAATTGAGTACACGACAAATATTCGTGAAGCGCTAAAAGGGGCTGACTTTGCTGTCATCGCAACAGAGTGGGACCAAATAAAGCATCTTCCATTTGATGCTTATACCACCTATATGAATGAACCGATTATTTTCGATGGACGAAATTGCTATTCACTTAAGGATATTCAACGATATCCGATTACCTATGTATCCATCGGAAGGCCATCTATAGTGAATGAAAAACCCGCCCAACGTCTTTAA
- a CDS encoding phosphatase PAP2 family protein: MMRVIQSFYHFECMVFHEINSHFDKKIINLFFRTITGIGGALFISVTTLLLIIFSTGTTRVTAISSAAALALSHIPVQVVKKLFPRKRPYLLFETTKILPNPLKDHSFPSGHTTAVFSVIIPFVILNPVLAAVLIPLGLCVGISRIYLGLHFPSDVIAGGFLGTSFGILCSHFLT, encoded by the coding sequence ATGATGAGAGTAATCCAATCCTTTTATCATTTCGAATGCATGGTTTTTCATGAGATTAATAGCCATTTTGATAAAAAAATTATAAATCTCTTTTTTCGTACGATTACTGGAATTGGAGGTGCACTGTTTATAAGTGTAACGACCTTGTTACTCATTATTTTTTCAACGGGTACGACCAGAGTTACAGCGATTTCAAGCGCGGCAGCCTTAGCTCTAAGTCATATCCCTGTTCAAGTGGTAAAGAAGCTTTTCCCTCGTAAAAGACCCTATTTATTATTTGAAACAACAAAGATTTTACCAAATCCATTAAAGGATCATTCTTTTCCGTCAGGTCATACAACAGCTGTATTCTCAGTCATCATTCCATTTGTTATTCTAAACCCTGTTCTAGCAGCCGTTCTGATTCCTTTAGGGCTATGTGTAGGAATTTCAAGGATTTATTTAGGTCTGCATTTTCCATCGGACGTGATTGCAGGAGGATTTCTCGGGACGTCCTTCGGTATTCTATGCTCACATTTTTTAACCTAA
- a CDS encoding glycosyltransferase family 4 protein — protein MKVAIFSDTFYPDINGVAQTLKKLTNYLEGQHISYKVFAPYPASTEYVSDHIHRLKSKSFFLYPECRLAFPNFSQVKSEIEQFSPDLIHVATPFTVGLCGVYFAKKLNIPIVGSYHTDFNDYLHFYDLEFLSIPLWKYMKWFHSPFKKLFVPSIDTLEKLNNRGFRNLEIFPRGVDCQLYHPNYQKELVHNRYGISEKFLLTYVGRLAPEKDLKTLMKIANSLQPEINKQVHWLIAGDGPLLEELQMDALPNMTFTGYLNGVGLAEVYSATDLFIFPSPTETFGNVALEALASGTPVIGANAGGVKHIISNGITGHLCEPGNSEDFVNRIVQLLGNELFRNQMSLNARKYALTQRWDQIFDNLLNHYSAVIDEPSKKIYA, from the coding sequence ATGAAGGTTGCTATTTTCTCTGACACCTTTTATCCGGATATCAACGGGGTGGCACAAACACTCAAAAAATTAACAAACTATCTTGAGGGCCAGCATATCTCCTATAAAGTCTTTGCACCTTATCCTGCGTCAACTGAATATGTTTCAGATCATATTCATCGGTTAAAAAGCAAGTCATTTTTTCTATATCCGGAATGCCGCTTAGCGTTCCCAAACTTTAGCCAGGTTAAATCGGAAATCGAGCAATTCTCACCAGATTTGATTCACGTAGCAACGCCGTTTACGGTTGGTCTTTGTGGTGTTTACTTTGCGAAAAAATTAAACATCCCAATTGTCGGCTCTTATCACACCGATTTTAATGACTATTTACATTTTTATGACCTTGAATTCCTTTCTATCCCACTTTGGAAATACATGAAATGGTTTCATAGTCCTTTTAAAAAGCTGTTTGTCCCTTCCATTGATACACTGGAAAAATTGAATAACCGCGGGTTTAGAAACTTAGAAATTTTTCCTAGAGGCGTTGACTGCCAGCTATATCATCCTAATTATCAAAAAGAGCTTGTTCATAATCGATACGGAATTTCTGAAAAATTTCTCCTTACCTATGTTGGCAGGCTGGCACCTGAAAAAGATTTAAAAACGCTTATGAAAATTGCGAACTCACTACAACCTGAAATAAATAAACAGGTACATTGGTTGATTGCCGGAGATGGTCCCTTACTTGAAGAACTGCAAATGGATGCATTGCCAAATATGACCTTTACTGGCTATTTAAATGGAGTTGGATTAGCGGAGGTCTATTCAGCGACGGACCTATTTATTTTTCCATCGCCTACTGAAACGTTTGGAAATGTTGCGTTAGAGGCTCTTGCCAGTGGGACACCGGTAATCGGGGCAAATGCTGGAGGAGTGAAACATATTATTTCAAACGGTATTACCGGACATTTGTGTGAGCCAGGTAATTCAGAAGATTTTGTTAACCGTATTGTTCAGTTGTTAGGAAATGAGCTTTTCAGGAATCAGATGTCGTTAAATGCTAGGAAATATGCACTTACTCAAAGGTGGGACCAGATATTTGATAACCTGCTCAACCATTATTCTGCCGTTATCGATGAACCCTCTAAGAAAATATATGCATGA
- a CDS encoding metal-dependent hydrolase: MDTVSHIIIGFGLGALAQIDPVISNDSALSTAVLVGTVVGSNAPDFDFFYRLKGRSSYYRNHRGWSHSLPAIPLWCILTTASILPFFPGSSISHLFLWIMLAVTLHVLLDLFNVNGSQALRPFSTKWLSLDFLPLIDPYIIMLHILGFSLLPFFETGRVFTFIYLAMFFYLLARFIFTQYTKWKLSLHFQKSLRVKMIPKTSPFHWNIIIETNQDFLFGSYTKGELSIEHTFSKKLDYPGLVIDSSQNPEVESFLRSTHFAYPFVQKRKSGYFIYWKDLRFRTKKFFPKLAIMFISLDYQNQVSYTGKLTSIKQYKKVIKKLETSIK; this comes from the coding sequence ATGGATACAGTTTCACACATAATTATCGGCTTCGGACTAGGTGCTCTTGCTCAAATCGATCCCGTGATTTCAAATGATAGTGCCTTATCGACTGCCGTCCTTGTCGGAACAGTAGTAGGTTCCAACGCACCGGATTTTGATTTTTTCTATCGTTTAAAGGGTAGAAGCAGTTATTACCGAAATCATCGGGGGTGGTCACATTCACTGCCGGCAATCCCTTTATGGTGCATACTTACTACAGCTTCCATTTTACCATTTTTCCCTGGCAGCTCTATTTCTCACTTGTTTTTGTGGATAATGCTAGCTGTTACCTTACACGTTCTATTAGATTTGTTTAATGTTAATGGGTCTCAAGCGCTGCGCCCATTTTCTACGAAATGGCTGTCTTTAGATTTCCTCCCCTTAATCGACCCATATATCATCATGCTTCATATTCTTGGATTTAGCCTGCTTCCTTTTTTTGAAACCGGGAGAGTCTTTACCTTCATTTATCTAGCGATGTTTTTTTACTTGCTGGCTCGGTTCATTTTTACACAGTATACGAAATGGAAGCTTTCACTGCATTTTCAAAAATCGCTCCGGGTAAAAATGATCCCTAAAACATCACCATTCCACTGGAATATTATCATTGAAACCAATCAGGACTTTTTATTTGGTTCTTACACAAAGGGAGAGTTATCGATCGAGCATACTTTTTCAAAGAAACTAGATTACCCTGGATTAGTAATCGATAGCAGTCAGAATCCTGAAGTAGAAAGCTTTCTAAGAAGTACCCACTTCGCCTACCCTTTTGTTCAAAAGAGAAAAAGCGGTTATTTCATTTATTGGAAAGACCTTCGGTTCCGGACTAAGAAATTTTTCCCTAAGCTTGCTATAATGTTCATTTCATTAGATTATCAAAACCAAGTATCCTACACTGGTAAATTAACCTCTATTAAACAATATAAAAAGGTAATAAAAAAGTTAGAAACCTCAATAAAATAA
- a CDS encoding cytochrome-c peroxidase, translated as MNKLVKGAVLTLIMCIGLSACGEKEKVKAPTNLSTEEQSKSQGNEIDPEELLTSLRNHTTLVPIGDVPIPTDNPMKPEVLELGQMLFFDPRLSGNNEVSCQTCHDPNMGYGDNQPTFDKYTGGNEARNSPTVINSGYYTSNFWDGRAASLEEQALGPIQNSDEMNQPLNELIKELSAIKGYQERFQAAFPDGITEQNIAKALAAFQRQIVVKDTPYDRFLEGDTEALTKQEVSGLRLFTGKAFCVTCHNGLNLSDNNFYNIGLNTEDKGRQAVTGQEGDLGRIRTLGLYGLTHTAPYMRDGSIATLEDVIDYYDRGGDSHPNKSFFIQKFMSPIGLTDQEKADLLPFLKTLGEETPIFTKPELP; from the coding sequence ATGAATAAATTAGTGAAGGGCGCGGTATTGACTCTTATCATGTGTATTGGTTTGTCAGCTTGTGGTGAGAAGGAGAAGGTAAAGGCACCAACAAATCTGTCTACGGAGGAACAGAGCAAATCTCAAGGGAATGAAATTGATCCCGAGGAGCTGCTAACCAGCCTTAGAAATCATACAACACTTGTCCCAATTGGCGATGTACCAATCCCAACGGATAATCCGATGAAGCCAGAAGTGCTTGAACTTGGGCAAATGTTATTTTTTGACCCGCGCTTATCAGGCAACAACGAGGTAAGCTGCCAAACTTGTCATGATCCAAATATGGGTTATGGAGATAATCAGCCTACTTTTGATAAATATACAGGGGGAAATGAAGCAAGGAACAGCCCAACTGTGATTAATTCAGGTTATTACACGTCTAATTTTTGGGATGGCCGTGCCGCCTCCCTAGAGGAACAAGCGCTTGGTCCGATTCAGAATTCGGATGAGATGAATCAGCCTCTTAATGAACTTATAAAAGAACTATCGGCTATCAAAGGGTACCAGGAACGTTTTCAGGCTGCATTCCCTGATGGAATCACCGAGCAAAATATTGCAAAAGCTCTAGCCGCTTTTCAAAGGCAAATTGTTGTAAAGGATACTCCTTACGATAGGTTCCTAGAAGGGGATACAGAGGCATTAACGAAACAAGAAGTCAGCGGGCTCCGTTTGTTCACAGGAAAAGCGTTTTGTGTCACTTGCCATAATGGACTAAACCTTTCTGATAACAATTTTTACAATATCGGTCTCAATACAGAGGACAAGGGTCGCCAAGCGGTAACCGGACAAGAAGGGGATTTAGGAAGAATTCGCACCCTTGGTTTATATGGACTCACCCATACAGCACCATATATGCGGGATGGAAGTATTGCAACGCTTGAGGATGTAATCGATTACTATGACCGCGGCGGGGATAGCCATCCCAATAAGAGCTTTTTTATCCAAAAATTTATGAGCCCGATTGGTTTAACAGACCAGGAGAAGGCGGATCTACTACCGTTTCTAAAAACCTTGGGCGAAGAAACGCCAATTTTTACAAAACCAGAACTTCCTTAA
- a CDS encoding alkaline phosphatase: MFVKWQIRWTFSILISLYVMLSSSIKIYEAEVNEGSGDIKNVIFLIGDGMGISFTSGYRYFKDNPATFELESTEFGPYLVGQQTTYPNDPRHNVTDSAASATAMATGVKTYNGAIGIANDHTKLKSVLEAAKEKGKGTGLVATAQMTHGTPAAFGAHVDQRKSMSAIADDYFDDLVNGKHKIDVLLGGGSEWFIRKDRNLVNEFVKDGYSYVTNVNEMNNDQSAQALGLFAKRGLPKMIDRSNDIPSLADMTTSAIERLNQNEKGFFLMVEGSQIDWAAHDNDIVGVMSEMEDFEKAFKVAIDFAKKDGLTLVIATADHSTGGFTIGAQGQYNWFSSVIKTVKRTPNYMASEIVKGAGVKETLTKYIEIPLTENEIRYVERAARTLKARNIDNAIEEIINNRSYTGWTTSGHTGEDVNVYAYGPGSERLRGQIDNTDHAKIIFDILR, translated from the coding sequence ATGTTTGTTAAATGGCAAATAAGGTGGACTTTTTCGATTTTAATTAGCCTTTACGTTATGTTATCAAGCTCGATAAAAATATATGAAGCTGAAGTTAATGAAGGTAGCGGGGATATTAAAAATGTCATTTTTCTAATAGGTGATGGCATGGGTATTTCATTCACATCGGGGTACCGTTATTTCAAAGATAACCCAGCCACTTTTGAACTAGAATCAACAGAATTTGGACCGTACCTGGTGGGTCAGCAGACGACCTACCCGAACGACCCACGGCATAATGTAACTGATTCTGCTGCTTCAGCAACGGCAATGGCAACCGGTGTGAAGACCTATAATGGGGCAATTGGGATTGCCAATGACCATACGAAGTTAAAATCAGTCCTTGAAGCGGCAAAGGAAAAAGGGAAGGGAACGGGGCTGGTTGCTACAGCGCAAATGACCCATGGCACTCCTGCAGCTTTTGGTGCTCATGTTGACCAGCGAAAGAGCATGAGCGCCATTGCAGATGATTATTTTGATGACTTAGTTAATGGTAAGCATAAAATTGATGTATTGCTTGGTGGAGGTTCAGAATGGTTTATCCGTAAAGATAGGAACTTAGTTAATGAGTTTGTTAAAGATGGCTACAGCTATGTAACGAACGTGAATGAGATGAATAACGACCAAAGTGCTCAAGCGTTAGGTCTTTTTGCAAAAAGAGGGCTGCCGAAAATGATAGATCGTTCAAACGACATTCCATCTCTTGCAGACATGACTACTTCTGCAATCGAGCGGCTGAATCAGAATGAAAAAGGCTTTTTTCTAATGGTGGAAGGAAGTCAGATTGACTGGGCCGCACATGACAATGATATCGTGGGTGTCATGAGTGAAATGGAAGATTTCGAGAAAGCATTTAAAGTGGCCATTGATTTTGCCAAAAAGGATGGACTTACATTGGTTATCGCAACAGCGGATCATTCAACCGGGGGATTCACGATAGGGGCGCAAGGACAATACAATTGGTTTAGTTCTGTAATAAAAACAGTCAAGAGAACACCTAACTATATGGCTTCTGAGATCGTCAAAGGAGCGGGAGTTAAAGAAACGTTAACGAAATATATTGAGATTCCTTTAACAGAAAATGAAATAAGATATGTTGAAAGAGCAGCAAGAACACTAAAAGCAAGAAACATCGACAATGCCATCGAAGAAATCATTAACAACCGATCCTACACTGGCTGGACAACCAGTGGACACACAGGCGAAGATGTAAACGTCTATGCCTACGGACCAGGAAGTGAGCGCCTGAGGGGCCAAATCGACAACACTGATCATGCCAAAATCATCTTTGATATTCTTCGTTGA
- a CDS encoding GNAT family N-acetyltransferase yields the protein MERSTILDLFNQHLRIEIIEPNSRRERTDSVVRKVSLSNEPGFISYSEIDEWNADKVIEEQIAYYKNLKQQFEWKVFDYDQPLDLKERLRKKGFTLEASEALMISDLSEINQLLDTQVLPEVKRLTAEQEIWDIIKLEEEVWYDNFQDLGQRLVRDFTDSSARLSLYGAYVDGKIVSAAWMYLHEGTPFASLWGGSTLADYRKKGYYSSLLAIRAREASEKGYPLLIVDASSMSKPILEKHGFHCYGYSTPCMSPKFA from the coding sequence ATGGAAAGAAGCACAATACTAGATCTTTTTAACCAGCATTTAAGGATTGAAATAATAGAGCCGAATTCTCGAAGAGAAAGGACCGATTCTGTCGTCAGAAAAGTTTCACTATCGAATGAACCGGGTTTTATATCTTACTCGGAAATAGATGAATGGAATGCCGACAAAGTCATAGAAGAACAAATTGCATACTATAAGAACTTAAAGCAGCAGTTTGAGTGGAAGGTTTTTGATTATGATCAGCCTTTGGATTTAAAGGAGAGATTGCGAAAAAAGGGCTTCACACTTGAAGCATCAGAGGCACTTATGATTTCTGACTTATCGGAGATTAATCAGCTCCTTGATACTCAGGTTCTTCCTGAAGTAAAAAGACTTACGGCTGAACAGGAAATCTGGGACATTATTAAACTAGAGGAAGAAGTTTGGTATGATAATTTTCAAGATTTAGGTCAGCGTCTTGTTAGGGATTTTACTGATAGTTCTGCTCGCCTATCCCTCTACGGAGCCTATGTTGATGGAAAAATCGTCAGTGCTGCTTGGATGTACCTTCATGAGGGCACACCATTTGCCAGCCTTTGGGGAGGCTCAACCCTGGCTGATTACCGCAAGAAAGGTTATTACAGTTCACTTCTGGCAATCCGCGCACGCGAAGCCTCAGAAAAAGGTTATCCGTTACTGATCGTCGATGCCAGTTCTATGAGCAAGCCCATTCTTGAAAAGCACGGTTTCCACTGCTATGGTTATTCAACACCTTGTATGTCACCAAAGTTTGCATAG
- a CDS encoding acyl-CoA thioesterase — protein MDGIYRREITAESDFYHVSNVKLYEYLDDERSEWYKYSILAGVESVLVHINADFKKEIFPKERLRIRTWLERLGNTSYTLKQTVINQRNEQVVSAEVVLATIDRLKRTKVIVPGNPQS, from the coding sequence TTGGATGGCATTTACAGAAGGGAGATAACAGCTGAATCGGATTTTTATCATGTTAGTAATGTAAAACTATATGAATATTTAGATGACGAACGGTCAGAATGGTACAAATATAGTATTCTTGCAGGTGTAGAATCCGTTTTAGTACATATAAATGCAGATTTTAAGAAAGAAATCTTCCCCAAAGAAAGATTAAGGATTCGAACATGGTTAGAACGGTTGGGAAATACTAGCTATACACTAAAGCAAACGGTTATAAACCAACGGAATGAGCAGGTGGTATCCGCTGAGGTTGTATTGGCAACGATTGACCGATTAAAAAGGACCAAAGTGATCGTTCCCGGAAATCCGCAGTCTTAA
- a CDS encoding GNAT family N-acetyltransferase codes for MNIRWDEITEDSLSHIDKVFKLYDLVFPIVVREPHTIFFNGLHYARHRKLNNFRFLIGFEGEELISFATGHYLEEVNSGFIVYIATNPHARSKGRGSKTLIKMEELITEDAIAAGNSSLNAIILETETEDPVHTKEEKDNCKKRNDFFKRNGFKKSEGISYLQPPLHTKDKAVQLNLFIKNVQKNEQDIKKIIYAIYKEKYYLVNGIDKEVLNNCLIKMELGKKLI; via the coding sequence ATGAATATTCGCTGGGATGAGATAACTGAAGATAGCTTAAGCCACATAGATAAGGTTTTTAAATTATATGATTTAGTATTTCCAATTGTTGTAAGAGAACCTCATACTATTTTTTTTAATGGTTTGCATTATGCCCGGCATCGAAAGCTTAACAATTTTCGTTTCCTGATAGGTTTTGAAGGAGAGGAACTTATTTCTTTCGCAACAGGACACTATTTAGAGGAAGTTAATTCGGGGTTTATTGTTTATATTGCAACTAATCCACATGCTAGAAGCAAAGGAAGAGGTTCAAAAACATTAATAAAAATGGAAGAGTTAATTACCGAAGATGCTATTGCAGCAGGAAACTCTTCATTAAACGCAATCATTCTAGAAACAGAAACAGAGGATCCGGTCCATACGAAGGAAGAGAAAGATAATTGTAAGAAGAGAAATGACTTTTTTAAAAGGAATGGTTTTAAAAAGTCAGAAGGAATCAGCTACCTCCAACCACCACTACATACTAAAGATAAGGCTGTTCAACTAAATCTTTTTATAAAAAATGTACAAAAAAACGAACAAGATATTAAAAAAATTATTTATGCGATTTATAAAGAAAAATATTATTTAGTAAATGGGATTGATAAAGAAGTACTTAATAACTGTCTTATAAAAATGGAACTAGGTAAGAAATTAATATGA
- a CDS encoding M14 family zinc carboxypeptidase — protein MKKKKIAGLLAVSLLTAVPFSTGFAEGPKWTNVNVYEEQDGSKFNNENYDFMKFSQVGAKLTEIEKQSNRVKVEVRGTSADGHPLYVVTIADPTTQGKFGKFQSLRKQMFKNPGKAQDWIANNPDFKVPIMINGSIHGTEFVGSDAVIQLIERFATQNDAETKNILENNILIFNVVQNPDGRVDATRFNGEGIDLNRDFITQSQPETQETVELIKEWNPMVFLDTHGYVKNYGPNLQGLIEPCTPPHNPNYEYDLYNKWAVDQAKAMEAEIMGDKDSFTGNLYQSMEGVYVPQRDDAAGWDDYPPIFTPMYAMYHGAYGHTLEAPTNDLDGVRWMYNAIMGALNFATENKQAMIADQIEMFKRGITFDHPFHEEGFFPNAYILPVDEKDPTVTNKAVKHLLNNDIEVKEATKAFTVDGKTYPKGTYLVQMDQAKAGLANTMLWDGEDISNDTPAMYDISAWSLPELWGFEAVETYSPVDVRAKQVNQVTGQGTLAGKGPYLIPNSSVKAVELVNTLLKEGVAVSRDASGDFYTTASANTISAAVKESGLQIGSVSSVPTEVSVVSSLQVAILKDGGMGKAQSHSGTKLALKRLGFDVTEVTPVDVAEKGLEGFDVFVYSGTENLISTSLSAANKEFGFQNPVQLTAFQRNVNSFLDNGGKYIAVGAGASRATWTLGLTDNTVKTAGSNSNGIVKVDYLGKGLTGGYSQDDFGFVYRPVWYIVNGNDKIAATLDNTEDFFVAGHWINNKADAQGQAVIVKEENKDVTLIGLEAGFRDHTDYLFRLLSNAIFEK, from the coding sequence ATGAAGAAGAAAAAAATTGCAGGTCTATTAGCTGTGAGTTTACTTACGGCTGTTCCCTTTTCTACAGGGTTTGCTGAGGGACCGAAATGGACAAACGTAAATGTATATGAGGAGCAGGATGGCAGTAAGTTTAATAATGAAAACTATGACTTTATGAAATTCTCACAAGTTGGGGCTAAATTGACAGAGATTGAAAAACAATCCAATCGTGTAAAAGTAGAAGTCCGTGGGACATCTGCTGATGGTCATCCGCTTTATGTTGTAACAATTGCAGATCCAACTACACAAGGAAAGTTTGGAAAATTCCAATCTCTTAGAAAACAAATGTTCAAGAATCCTGGAAAGGCTCAGGATTGGATTGCAAATAATCCTGATTTTAAAGTGCCGATTATGATTAATGGTTCAATTCATGGTACCGAGTTTGTGGGAAGTGATGCGGTTATCCAATTAATCGAACGCTTTGCAACACAAAATGATGCTGAAACGAAAAATATTTTAGAGAATAATATTCTTATTTTTAACGTCGTACAAAACCCTGATGGCCGTGTCGATGCAACTCGTTTTAACGGGGAAGGTATCGATTTGAACCGCGACTTTATCACACAGTCTCAGCCTGAAACCCAAGAAACGGTAGAATTGATTAAAGAGTGGAATCCAATGGTATTCCTTGATACCCACGGTTATGTGAAGAATTATGGACCTAACCTGCAGGGTTTAATTGAACCATGTACGCCGCCGCATAATCCTAACTACGAGTATGACCTTTATAATAAGTGGGCAGTGGATCAGGCAAAAGCAATGGAAGCAGAAATTATGGGAGACAAGGACAGTTTTACCGGCAATTTGTATCAAAGTATGGAGGGAGTTTACGTACCGCAACGTGACGATGCTGCTGGTTGGGATGATTATCCGCCAATTTTCACACCAATGTATGCAATGTACCATGGCGCATACGGTCATACTTTAGAGGCTCCAACAAATGACTTGGATGGGGTACGCTGGATGTATAATGCCATCATGGGTGCCTTGAATTTTGCCACTGAAAATAAGCAAGCCATGATCGCAGACCAAATTGAGATGTTCAAACGAGGCATTACCTTTGACCACCCTTTCCATGAAGAAGGATTCTTTCCTAATGCTTACATTTTGCCAGTTGATGAAAAAGATCCAACGGTAACAAATAAGGCTGTGAAGCATTTACTTAATAATGATATTGAGGTAAAAGAAGCAACAAAAGCATTTACGGTTGATGGAAAAACCTACCCTAAGGGAACGTATCTAGTGCAGATGGACCAAGCGAAGGCTGGTTTAGCCAATACAATGCTATGGGATGGTGAAGACATTTCAAACGATACACCTGCTATGTATGATATTTCAGCATGGAGCCTGCCGGAGCTTTGGGGCTTTGAGGCAGTTGAGACTTACAGTCCGGTAGACGTTAGAGCTAAACAGGTTAACCAAGTTACTGGTCAAGGAACTTTGGCAGGTAAAGGTCCTTACTTGATTCCAAATAGTTCTGTAAAAGCGGTTGAATTAGTTAATACCTTACTTAAAGAGGGAGTAGCTGTATCACGCGATGCATCGGGTGATTTTTATACAACAGCTTCAGCAAATACAATCTCAGCTGCTGTGAAAGAATCTGGTCTGCAGATTGGTTCGGTTTCGAGTGTACCAACAGAGGTCAGCGTGGTTTCAAGTTTACAGGTAGCGATTCTTAAGGACGGCGGTATGGGGAAAGCTCAGTCTCACAGCGGGACAAAACTTGCCTTGAAGAGACTAGGTTTTGATGTTACAGAAGTAACACCTGTTGATGTAGCAGAGAAAGGTTTAGAAGGCTTCGATGTATTTGTTTACAGTGGTACAGAAAATCTTATTTCTACTAGCTTATCTGCAGCAAACAAAGAGTTTGGATTCCAAAACCCGGTACAGCTAACAGCATTTCAACGCAATGTTAACAGTTTTCTTGACAATGGCGGAAAGTACATTGCAGTAGGTGCCGGTGCATCCCGAGCAACATGGACTCTTGGATTGACCGACAACACAGTTAAAACTGCTGGATCGAACAGCAATGGAATTGTGAAAGTCGATTATCTTGGTAAAGGATTAACTGGAGGCTATAGTCAGGATGATTTTGGGTTCGTTTATCGCCCAGTTTGGTATATTGTTAATGGAAATGATAAAATCGCTGCTACACTGGATAACACAGAGGATTTCTTTGTAGCAGGACATTGGATCAATAACAAAGCAGATGCACAGGGTCAAGCAGTCATCGTAAAAGAGGAAAACAAAGACGTTACCCTTATCGGTTTAGAGGCAGGATTCCGTGACCACACTGACTACTTGTTTAGACTCCTATCCAATGCCATATTTGAAAAATAA